One Mercurialis annua linkage group LG3, ddMerAnnu1.2, whole genome shotgun sequence DNA window includes the following coding sequences:
- the LOC126673663 gene encoding uncharacterized protein LOC126673663 produces the protein MGKAEKERLNQILSSYINSIHETFQLLDETATSSLEKVSWEEVVKMGDQVSKQATIVGMIWVGEKPEVKAIEENMETYFNTLQGFLLISHGSKVGAGPTLSSYIHASVKQIVDSCFKLMMETVSSYGSRKVDFKLVVPQLAGAVWEACSALKKTPSTNITAIGRSMTQVAVSVKDVLREMKELKPAPSNMTDEALDGSSPQEEIGLPGDDNLSDDDLGNDLSPEEMKVAQSGAGVVSETVAVLKELIRTITGLLKQEKPNDTGDFVDALEKLLKLSQEISEQIDELGASLYPPQEIPAIKAALEKISSITGEMLAIVESFKSVSETFLQACTGLKSSIKQMEAELDSSYTSDIEAKMQNVALSN, from the exons ATGGGGAAGGCAGAGAAGGAGAGACTAAATCAAATTCTTAGTTCTTATATAAACTCTATTCACGAAACCTTtcag TTATTGGATGAGACAGCAACTTCATCACTGGAAAAAGTGAGCTGGGAAGAAGTTGTCAAAATGGGCGATCAAGTCTCTAAGCAAGCTACTATTG TTGGAATGATTTGGGTTGGGGAAAAACCAGAAGTTAAAGCAATTGAGGAGAACATGGAAACATATTTCAATACGCTGCAGGGTTTCCTTTTGATTTCTCATGGTAGCAAAGTGGGTGCTGGACCTACTCTTTCTTCATATATTCATGCATCCGTGAAACAAATTGTCGATTCCTGCTTTAAGTTGATGATGGAAACTGTGTCTTCATATG GATCCCGTAAAGTAGACTTTAAACTCGTGGTTCCTCAGTTAGCTGGTGCAGTATGGGAGGCATGCTCTGCTCTTAAGAAGACACCTTCTACAAATATTACAGCCATTGGTCGATCAATGACGCAAGTTGCAGTTTCCGTGAAAGATGTTCTTCGTGAGATGAAGGAGCTCAAACCAGCTCCCTCTAATATGACAGATGAAGCGTTAGACGGTTCTTCTCCACAAGAAGAAATTGGGCTCCCTGGTGATGATAATCTAAGTGATGATGATCTAGGAAACGACTTATCACCTGAGGAGATGAAAGTTGCTCAATCGGGAGCTGGGGTCGTATCTGAGACGGTTGCTGTTTTAAAGGAACTAATCCGTACGATCACCGGTTTGCTTAAGCAGGAAAAACCTAATGACACAGGAGATTTTGTGGACGCATTAGAGAAGTTATTGAAGCTATCTCAAGAAATCAGTGAGCAGATTGATGAGCTTGGAGCTTCCCTTTATCCTCCACAGGAAATTCCCGCTATAAAGGCAGCTTTGGAAAAAATATCAAGTATAACGGGTGAAATGCTGGCCATTGTAGAAAGTTTCAAAAGTGTTTCGGAAACTTTCCTTCAGGCGTGCACTGGTCTGAAGAGTTCCATCAAACAAATGGAAGCTGAACTAGACAGCTCCTATACTAGTGATATAGAAGCTAAAATGCAAAATGTTGCCCTCAGCAATTag
- the LOC126673664 gene encoding sec-independent protein translocase protein TATC, chloroplastic, whose amino-acid sequence MGSSAIIPHLQFHGCFCKQQLSFIRNHQQQQKLSYFQISSSSRRGRLKLSDVSRNTRRVDRLLCSAAVDDDVSEKQQQDSPTTTSRSSSALQDRPGSQGNVGEDAEGSSLYNFLYPSKELLPDDEEMSIFDHLEELRQRIFVSVLAVGASIMGCFAFSKELIMVLEAPVKAQGVRFLQLAPGEFFFTTVKVSGYCGLLLGSPIILYEIIAFVLPGLTRAERRFLGPIVLGSSILFYAGISFSYLVLIPAALNFFVSYAEGVVESLWSIDQYFEFVLVLMFSTGLSFQVPVIQVLLGQVGLVTGDQMLSIWRYVVVGAVVAAAVLTPSTDPLTQVLLAAPLLGLYLGGAWVVKLTGR is encoded by the exons atgggaAGCAGTGCAATTATCCCTCATTTACAGTTCCACGGTTGCTTCTGTAAGCAGCAGCTCAGTTTTATCAGAAACCATCAGCAACAGCAGAAGCtttcttattttcaaatttcatcTTCAAGTAGGAGAGGGAGATTGAAATTATCGGATGTGTCGCGGAACACCAGACGGGTCGATAGACTGCTTTGTTCGGCCGCTGTTGATGATGATGTTAGCGAGAAACAGCAGCAAGACTCTCCGACTACGACTAGTAGGAGTAGCTCAGCTCTCCAGGATAGGCCTG GTTCACAAGGAAATGTTGGTGAAGATGCAGAAGGAAGTTCTCTTTATAATTTCCTGTATCCTAGTAAAGAGCTTCTTCCAGATGATGAGGAAATGAGTATATTTGATCATCTTGAAGAGCTGCGCCAGAGAATATTTGTGTCAGTTTTGGCTGTTGGAGCTTCTATCATGGGATGTTTTGCATTTTCTAAGGAACTCATTATGGTTCTTGAAGCTCCTGTTAAAGCACAGGGTGTGCGATTTCTGCAACTAGCTCCTGGAGAGTTTTTCTTTACAACTGTCAAG GTATCAGGATACTGTGGCCTTCTTTTGGGGAGCCCAATCATTCTTTACGAAATTATAGCGTTTGTTCTTCCAGGTTTAACTAGAGCAGAAAGAAGGTTCTTGGGGCCTATTGTTTTAGGCTCCTCGATACTTTTCTATGCAGGAATCAGCTTCTCCTATTTGGTTCTGATCCCAGCAGCGTTAAACTTTTTTGTTAGTTATGCAGAAGGGGTTGTGGAATCTCTATGGTCCATTGACCAATACTTTGAGTTTGTGCTTGTGCTCATGTTCAGCACAGGCCTCTCTTTTCAG GTTCCTGTTATACAAGTTCTACTTGGACAAGTTGGTTTAGTGACAGGAGATCAAATGCTGTCAATTTGGAGATATGTGGTTGTTGGGGCAGTTGTTGCAGCTGCTGTACTTACACCATCAACCGACCCTCTTACTCAGGTGCTTCTTGCTGCACCCCTTCTTGGTCTGTATTTGGGCGGTGCATGGGTCGTCAAGCTTACAGGACGATGA
- the LOC126675087 gene encoding protein DETOXIFICATION 14-like, whose amino-acid sequence MEKELLVGEAKRSIRWRVLNEEVKKMSLIAAPMVAVNLSHYFLQVIALMMVGHLGQLSLSSTAIAISFSAVTGFSLVFGMSSALETLCGQAYGAKQYRQFGIRIYSATFALNLVCIPLSILWMYMGKILVLIGQDPVISQEAAKFATCLIPALFGYATLQAFVRYFQMQSLTFPLIVTSLFTVCFHILLCRFLVFSSGFGNLGAAFSIGISYWMNVILLGLYMMFSSSCEKTRVPVSMDLFKGIGEFVRLAIPSAVMICLEWWSFELLTMLSGLLPNPRLETSVLSVCLATITTLYTIPDGVGAAASTRVSNELGAGNARAANIAVWCAMFVTIIQSVIVSAILLAARHVFGYVFSYEKEVVEYVTAMAPLISLSVILDSLQGTLAGIARGCGWQNLGAYVNVVAYYICGIPIAAILGFWLKLNGRGLWIGVQVGSFVQIVLLAIITSCTNWEQQAKKARERIFEGTSLVEEEC is encoded by the exons ATGGAGAAAGAATTGCTGGTGGGAGAAGCAAAGAGAAGCATAAGATGGAGAGTGTTGAACGAAGAAGTGAAGAAGATGAGTTTGATAGCAGCTCCAATGGTGGCTGTTAATTTATCACACTACTTCTTGCAAGTTATTGCGTTAATGATGGTCGGCCATCTCGGCCAGCTCTCTCTTTCCAGCACCGCCATTGCCATCTCCTTCTCCGCTGTCACCGGCTTCAGTCTCGTT TTTGGTATGTCAAGTGCACTGGAAACTCTATGTGGACAAGCTTATGGAGCTAAGCAATACCGACAATTCGGAATTCGAATTTACAGTGCAACGTTCGCACTCAATCTTGTTTGTATACCTCTTTCTATACTGTGGATGTATATGGGAAAAATTCTTGTTTTAATAGGACAAGACCCTGTAATCTCACAAGAAGCTGCTAAGTTTGCAACATGTCTTATTCCTGCACTATTTGGCTATGCAACTCTTCAAGCATTCGTTCGATACTTTCAGATGCAGAGTTTGACATTTCCATTGATCGTAACTTCGTTGTTCACTGTTTGTTTCCATATACTTCTCTGCCGGTTTCTAGTGTTCAGTTCTGGATTTGGTAACCTTGGTGCTGCTTTTTCCATTGGTATTTCGTATTGGATGAATGTGATTTTACTTGGATTATACATGATGTTCTCTTCTAGTTGTGAGAAAACTCGTGTCCCTGTGTCGATGGATTTGTTCAAAGGAATTGGAGAGTTTGTTCGTCTTGCTATCCCTTCTGCTGTAATGATTTG CCTGGAATGGTGGTCATTTGAGCTCCTTACAATGCTATCTGGGCTTTTGCCGAATCCAAGGCTCGAGACTTCTGTTCTTTCAGTGTG TCTCGCAACCATCACGACGCTCTATACCATTCCAGATGGAGTAGGTGCAGCAGCAAG TACTAGAGTATCAAATGAATTAGGAGCAGGAAATGCAAGAGCAGCAAATATAGCAGTGTGGTGTGCCATGTTTGTTACAATAATACAGTCAGTTATAGTAAGCGCAATCCTGTTAGCCGCAAGGCATGTTTTCGGTTATGTTTTCAGTTATGAGAAAGAAGTTGTGGAATATGTCACAGCTATGGCTCCTCTAATATCTCTATCTGTCATATTGGACAGCTTACAAGGAACCCTTGCAG GCATTGCAAGAGGATGTGGGTGGCAGAACCTAGGGGCATATGTAAATGTGGTGGCATATTACATATGCGGAATTCCGATAGCAGCAATTTTAGGATTTTGGTTAAAGTTAAATGGAAGAGGTCTTTGGATAGGAGTACAAGTTGGTTCATTTGTGCAAATTGTTTTGCTTGCAATCATAACAAGCTGTACTAATTGGGAACAACAG GCGAAAAAGGCAAGGGAGAGGATTTTTGAGGGAACATCTCTAGTAGAAGAAGAGTGTTGA